One genomic region from Halococcus qingdaonensis encodes:
- a CDS encoding DUF5615 family PIN-like protein, with protein sequence MRLLADENCRPAHVSALDSAGHDVKRVGDLLQKGASDGAVLAAGRDTGRIVVTYDRKDFAGVTDHVGVFIADEGMAPRDVRRTVERIDRAYPSLDNVVEFLADWH encoded by the coding sequence ATGCGGCTCCTCGCTGACGAGAACTGCCGGCCGGCACACGTATCGGCGCTCGATTCGGCCGGCCACGACGTGAAACGGGTCGGTGATCTCCTGCAAAAGGGCGCAAGCGATGGGGCAGTGCTCGCTGCGGGCCGGGACACCGGTCGGATCGTCGTGACCTATGATCGAAAGGATTTCGCCGGCGTGACTGATCATGTCGGGGTGTTCATCGCCGACGAAGGGATGGCTCCGCGGGACGTGCGTCGAACCGTCGAACGGATCGATCGTGCGTATCCGTCGCTCGATAACGTCGTCGAATTTCTCGCCGATTGGCACTGA
- a CDS encoding DUF433 domain-containing protein yields MKSITTDADVLGGDPRLAGTRIGVAHVYRRYENGEAPEEIAAGYDGISVADVHAALAYAFDNPETLREIDREARVAVDRIRDERPVDPDEIIERA; encoded by the coding sequence ATGAAGTCCATCACGACGGATGCAGACGTGCTCGGCGGTGATCCGCGTCTCGCCGGAACGCGCATCGGGGTCGCACACGTCTACCGTCGGTACGAAAACGGCGAAGCCCCCGAGGAGATCGCTGCGGGCTACGATGGGATCTCCGTCGCCGATGTCCACGCCGCACTCGCTTACGCGTTCGACAACCCTGAAACACTGCGCGAGATCGATCGCGAGGCTCGTGTTGCGGTCGATCGGATTCGCGACGAGCGACCGGTCGATCCCGATGAAATCATCGAGCGGGCGTAA
- the gfcR gene encoding transcriptional regulator GfcR — protein MKNVDDLIESANELAGQGLSNGEIADELNVSRETASWLVDRGEGSDTTTRESSDALEDIHVDWSALGRDSTRLADVGHAMADLLGGEDVDLVVGIEKAGTPLATTVALELDADLAAYAPRKHQWEEGDIDDLSGSFSRNFAEIRGRDCYVIDDTITSGTTMTETIDAITEEGGSPVGCGVLVDKRGVEELEGVPVKSLLQVIRVSREE, from the coding sequence ATGAAGAACGTCGACGACCTCATCGAGAGCGCGAACGAGCTGGCGGGCCAGGGTCTCTCGAACGGCGAAATCGCCGACGAGCTGAACGTCTCCCGCGAGACGGCGAGCTGGCTGGTCGATCGCGGCGAGGGGAGCGACACGACTACCCGGGAGTCGTCGGACGCGCTCGAAGACATCCACGTCGACTGGAGCGCGCTCGGGCGCGATAGCACCCGTCTCGCTGACGTCGGCCACGCGATGGCCGATCTCCTCGGGGGCGAGGACGTCGATCTCGTCGTCGGGATCGAGAAAGCCGGGACGCCGCTGGCGACGACCGTGGCGCTCGAACTCGATGCGGATCTCGCGGCGTACGCACCCAGGAAACACCAGTGGGAGGAGGGCGACATCGACGATCTGAGCGGGAGCTTCTCGCGAAATTTCGCCGAGATCCGTGGCCGGGACTGCTACGTGATCGACGACACCATCACCAGCGGCACGACGATGACCGAGACGATCGACGCTATCACCGAAGAGGGCGGCAGCCCGGTCGGCTGTGGCGTGCTGGTCGACAAGCGCGGCGTCGAGGAACTGGAGGGCGTCCCCGTGAAGTCGCTGCTCCAGGTCATCCGCGTGAGCCGCGAGGAATAG
- a CDS encoding ABC transporter permease subunit: protein MSVVAVTKKEFLDAGRSYTFVGLVALFVAFGVFFAAIQWIPNLYRTAAGDRSTLALLNSMRQPSVFFVPLIALVVGYGAIAGERASGSIKLLLGLPNTRREVFVGKLVGRTAVVTVAIAIGYGCAALVAVLSYDSFALAEFVTYTLLSMLYAAVCISIAIGFSASTKSRYRALAGAATVYATFLLLWDAAVTLLQVVFVGYVVQPGALPAWVSLLKYLNPSTAFAHATIAVIPDVRSITMFPYLETSFWVDWYGFVVLGFWTLVPLALGYWSFSQAELE from the coding sequence ATGAGCGTCGTCGCCGTCACCAAGAAGGAGTTCCTGGACGCCGGTCGTTCATACACGTTCGTCGGGCTCGTCGCGCTGTTCGTGGCCTTCGGCGTCTTCTTCGCAGCCATCCAGTGGATCCCGAACCTCTATCGGACCGCCGCCGGCGATCGCAGCACGCTGGCGCTGCTGAACAGCATGCGACAGCCGTCGGTCTTCTTCGTCCCGCTGATCGCCCTCGTGGTCGGCTATGGGGCGATCGCCGGCGAGCGCGCGAGCGGCAGCATCAAACTCCTGCTTGGGTTGCCGAACACGCGACGAGAGGTGTTCGTCGGGAAACTCGTCGGTCGGACCGCCGTTGTGACGGTCGCGATCGCGATCGGCTACGGCTGTGCCGCCCTCGTCGCCGTGCTCTCGTACGACTCCTTCGCGCTCGCCGAGTTCGTGACGTACACGCTGCTCTCGATGCTCTACGCGGCGGTCTGCATCTCGATCGCGATTGGGTTCTCCGCGAGCACGAAATCGAGATATCGGGCGCTCGCCGGCGCGGCCACGGTGTACGCGACGTTCCTGCTGCTGTGGGACGCGGCCGTGACGCTGCTCCAGGTCGTCTTCGTCGGCTACGTGGTCCAGCCGGGGGCGCTCCCGGCGTGGGTGTCATTGCTCAAGTATCTGAATCCATCGACGGCGTTTGCCCACGCGACGATCGCAGTCATCCCCGACGTCCGTTCGATCACGATGTTCCCCTATCTGGAGACGAGCTTCTGGGTCGACTGGTACGGGTTCGTGGTGCTCGGCTTCTGGACCCTGGTTCCGCTGGCGCTCGGCTACTGGTCGTTCAGCCAGGCGGAGCTGGAGTGA
- a CDS encoding DUF368 domain-containing protein, with amino-acid sequence MSAGRELLTVYLKGIFMGAADAVPGVSGGTIALITGIYERLIQAITSLDPRALRYLPRLHRRRGRAEFRAALVAMDIPFLLALGLGIATAIVSVARLVHIAEQAYPGPLFAFFFGLIAASAIVLADHVSLDTTRRIVVAVVGFVFAFLVSGEVSNAAPNSPLFVFVAGAIAIAGMILPGVSGAFFLLLLGQYTYLTETLTEFTNALAALATGGSLAALVEPGIVVVAFGIGALIGLFSIAYAIRWALANYREATLTFLVSLMVGALRLPAIKVLNNTPDTTPSAIGGVLAVAIAGGALVVLVDRFTEDIEFA; translated from the coding sequence ATGAGCGCCGGACGCGAGCTGCTCACGGTCTATCTGAAGGGGATCTTCATGGGTGCCGCCGACGCGGTGCCGGGGGTCTCCGGCGGGACGATCGCGCTCATCACTGGCATCTACGAGCGACTCATTCAGGCCATCACGAGCCTCGATCCGCGCGCGTTGCGCTATCTCCCGCGACTCCACCGTCGACGCGGCCGCGCCGAGTTCCGGGCGGCGCTCGTCGCGATGGACATTCCTTTCCTGCTCGCGCTCGGGCTCGGGATCGCCACGGCCATCGTGAGCGTCGCGCGCCTCGTTCACATCGCAGAACAAGCCTATCCCGGCCCGCTGTTCGCGTTCTTCTTCGGGCTGATCGCCGCGAGCGCGATCGTCCTCGCCGACCACGTGTCGCTCGATACTACTCGACGGATCGTGGTCGCGGTCGTCGGGTTCGTGTTCGCCTTCCTCGTCTCCGGCGAAGTGAGCAACGCCGCGCCCAACTCGCCGCTGTTCGTCTTCGTCGCGGGCGCGATCGCCATCGCGGGGATGATCCTCCCCGGTGTCTCCGGCGCGTTCTTCCTGCTGTTGCTCGGCCAGTACACCTACCTGACCGAGACGCTCACCGAATTCACGAACGCACTCGCCGCGCTGGCCACGGGCGGGAGCCTCGCGGCACTCGTCGAACCCGGGATCGTCGTCGTCGCGTTCGGCATCGGAGCCCTGATCGGACTGTTCTCGATCGCCTACGCGATCCGGTGGGCGCTCGCGAACTACCGTGAGGCCACACTGACCTTCTTGGTGAGTCTGATGGTCGGCGCGCTCAGGCTGCCCGCGATCAAGGTGCTGAACAACACCCCGGATACGACGCCGTCGGCGATCGGCGGCGTCCTCGCGGTCGCGATCGCCGGCGGCGCGCTCGTCGTGCTGGTCGACCGGTTCACCGAGGACATCGAGTTCGCCTAG
- a CDS encoding sugar phosphate isomerase/epimerase family protein yields MDVGVLTVPLGDQPLDETLAYLGDLGVDTAELGCGGNPGDDHLVREEYLDDEAAQEELLDRLDEHDLRVSALATHNNPIHPDDERAAAADTELREAIELAAQLGVDTVTTFSGLPAGGPNDEVPNWITAPWPAEHEEAHDYQWEIAEDYWAGLAEFADDQGVNVAIEMHPNMLVYEPTGMERLREATNERIGANFDPSHLYWQGIDVPRAIRYLGEAIHHVHAKDTGLYEANADVKGYLDTTPYTEEAERSWLFRTVGYGHGESHWKEVVSTLRMVGYDGALSIEHEDSLTSSREGLEKAVDVLSRAVFETTPGDAYWAE; encoded by the coding sequence ATGGACGTTGGCGTGCTCACCGTGCCCCTTGGCGACCAGCCGCTCGACGAAACGCTCGCCTATCTCGGCGATCTCGGCGTCGACACCGCCGAACTGGGCTGTGGCGGCAACCCCGGCGACGACCACCTCGTGCGCGAGGAGTATCTCGACGACGAGGCCGCCCAGGAGGAGTTGCTGGATCGACTCGACGAGCACGATCTCCGAGTGAGCGCGCTCGCGACGCACAACAACCCGATCCATCCCGACGACGAGCGCGCCGCGGCGGCCGACACCGAACTCCGAGAGGCGATCGAACTCGCCGCCCAGCTGGGCGTCGACACCGTCACGACGTTCTCGGGGCTGCCTGCCGGTGGACCGAACGACGAGGTGCCCAACTGGATCACCGCACCGTGGCCGGCTGAGCACGAGGAGGCCCACGACTACCAGTGGGAGATCGCCGAGGACTATTGGGCGGGGCTCGCCGAATTCGCCGATGATCAGGGCGTGAACGTCGCCATCGAGATGCATCCGAACATGCTCGTCTACGAGCCGACGGGGATGGAGCGACTGCGCGAGGCCACCAACGAGCGCATCGGCGCGAACTTCGACCCCTCGCATCTCTACTGGCAGGGCATCGACGTGCCGCGGGCGATCCGGTATCTCGGCGAGGCGATCCACCACGTCCACGCGAAGGATACCGGGCTCTACGAGGCCAACGCCGACGTGAAGGGCTATCTCGACACGACACCCTACACCGAGGAGGCAGAGCGCTCGTGGCTGTTCAGAACCGTGGGCTACGGCCACGGCGAATCCCACTGGAAGGAGGTCGTCTCGACCCTCAGAATGGTCGGCTACGACGGCGCGCTGTCGATCGAGCACGAGGATTCGCTGACGAGTTCGCGCGAGGGGCTGGAGAAAGCCGTCGACGTGCTCTCGCGAGCAGTGTTCGAAACTACGCCCGGCGACGCCTACTGGGCGGAGTGA
- a CDS encoding Gfo/Idh/MocA family protein, which produces MTNDQSLRVGLIGTGYIGTTVGGQFHHHPKSTVAAITEIDADRRTTAAERFSVPSAALYDDYEEMIADAALDAILVGTPHTLHYEQIMAGLDADLHVFCDKPLATDLGHAKEIAERVAASDRTLMVGYQRHLNPAFISARERFEDTKPTWITAEITQDWLPQFTDTWRTDPDLSGGGMLYDTGSHLLDGLLWTSGLEPTAVFSRMEFVDDERRVDSEATVLIEFANGATANVSVSGDLPCVREHIHLWNEDGAVSLDGRQWEPRSVTDVDTDNTEHVPYIDHDDQVNKAEAFLTAIEKGSAPPATVHDALRVTAVTEAAYESARTGEWVDVDLD; this is translated from the coding sequence ATGACGAACGACCAGTCACTCCGCGTGGGTCTCATCGGCACCGGCTACATCGGGACGACCGTCGGCGGCCAGTTCCATCACCATCCGAAATCGACGGTGGCGGCGATCACCGAGATCGACGCTGACAGGCGTACGACCGCCGCCGAGCGGTTTTCGGTCCCATCGGCGGCGCTCTACGACGACTACGAGGAGATGATCGCGGACGCGGCGCTCGACGCGATCCTCGTCGGGACGCCGCACACGCTCCACTACGAGCAGATCATGGCGGGGCTCGACGCGGATCTGCACGTCTTCTGTGACAAACCGCTGGCGACCGATCTCGGCCACGCGAAGGAGATCGCCGAGCGCGTCGCAGCGAGCGATCGCACGCTGATGGTCGGCTACCAGCGCCACCTCAATCCGGCCTTCATCTCCGCACGTGAGCGGTTCGAGGACACGAAACCGACGTGGATCACCGCCGAGATCACCCAGGACTGGCTCCCCCAGTTCACCGACACTTGGCGGACGGATCCCGACCTCTCGGGCGGCGGCATGCTCTACGATACGGGCAGTCATCTGCTCGATGGACTGCTCTGGACCTCAGGGCTGGAGCCGACGGCCGTCTTCTCGCGGATGGAGTTCGTCGACGACGAGCGGCGCGTCGACAGCGAAGCAACAGTATTAATCGAGTTCGCGAACGGTGCGACCGCGAACGTCTCGGTCTCGGGTGATCTCCCCTGTGTCCGCGAGCATATCCACCTCTGGAACGAGGATGGCGCGGTCTCGCTCGACGGCCGGCAGTGGGAGCCCCGCAGCGTCACCGACGTCGACACCGACAACACCGAACACGTCCCCTACATCGATCACGACGATCAGGTGAACAAGGCCGAGGCGTTCCTCACGGCCATCGAGAAGGGGAGCGCGCCGCCCGCGACGGTCCACGACGCGCTGCGCGTCACCGCCGTCACCGAAGCCGCTTACGAATCCGCACGCACGGGTGAGTGGGTCGACGTCGATCTCGACTGA
- a CDS encoding Gfo/Idh/MocA family protein gives MALQIGVLGYRFMGRAHSNAFARLPMFFDDAPDIERHTLVGRDEDALAAAADRFGFANTETDWEAAIDEVDVFYNLGPNHLHPEPSIAALDADVPVFCEKPLAPTVEDAERMAEAASKSDAIAGCAFNYRFVPAIQYAKNLIDAGELGEIRHVRGRYLQDWGTDPEDPWSWRMDEELAGSGALGDLGAHTVDLARFLVGEQAGDIERVSGHLETFIEERPVDGSDERRPVTVDDAYSAQAEFAGGAMGTFEASRMASGHKNDHTIAVHGSAGSLKFSLERLNELELLLEDGRGYETVLVTDESDPYVEHWWPPGHVLGWEHTFVHEDYEFLSAVAEGEPYEPSFATACEVQRVLGAIERSDERGAWVAVE, from the coding sequence ATGGCACTGCAAATCGGCGTCCTCGGCTATCGGTTCATGGGCAGGGCCCATTCGAACGCCTTCGCGCGCCTCCCGATGTTCTTCGACGACGCACCGGACATCGAGCGCCACACGCTCGTCGGGCGCGACGAGGACGCGCTGGCGGCTGCCGCGGATCGGTTCGGCTTCGCCAACACGGAGACCGACTGGGAGGCAGCCATCGACGAGGTGGATGTCTTCTACAACCTCGGACCGAACCACCTCCACCCCGAGCCGTCGATCGCGGCGCTCGACGCCGACGTACCCGTGTTCTGTGAGAAACCCCTCGCGCCCACGGTGGAAGACGCAGAGCGCATGGCCGAGGCGGCTTCCAAGAGCGACGCGATCGCCGGCTGTGCGTTCAACTACCGGTTCGTGCCGGCCATCCAGTACGCGAAGAACCTGATCGACGCGGGCGAACTCGGCGAGATCCGTCACGTCCGCGGGCGCTATCTCCAGGACTGGGGGACCGACCCCGAGGACCCCTGGTCGTGGCGCATGGACGAGGAGCTCGCGGGGAGCGGTGCGCTCGGCGATCTCGGCGCGCACACCGTCGATCTCGCGCGTTTCTTGGTCGGCGAGCAGGCCGGCGACATCGAACGCGTCAGCGGCCACCTGGAAACCTTCATCGAGGAGCGACCGGTGGACGGAAGCGACGAGCGCCGGCCCGTGACCGTCGACGACGCCTACTCGGCCCAGGCCGAATTCGCGGGCGGTGCGATGGGCACCTTCGAGGCCTCCCGGATGGCGAGCGGCCACAAGAACGATCACACCATCGCGGTCCACGGCTCGGCGGGCAGTCTGAAGTTTTCGCTCGAACGGCTGAACGAACTGGAGTTGCTCCTGGAAGACGGCCGTGGCTACGAGACCGTCCTCGTGACCGACGAGTCCGACCCCTACGTTGAGCACTGGTGGCCGCCGGGCCACGTCCTGGGCTGGGAGCACACGTTCGTCCACGAGGACTACGAGTTCCTCTCGGCGGTCGCCGAGGGCGAACCCTACGAGCCGTCGTTCGCGACGGCCTGTGAGGTCCAGCGCGTGCTCGGGGCCATCGAACGCAGCGACGAACGCGGCGCGTGGGTCGCCGTCGAATAA
- a CDS encoding carbohydrate kinase family protein, translating into MPDPDVLVAGEALVDFLPDRSGPLRDVEMFSRRAGGAPANVAIALARLDERPWFLSNLSTDAFGEFLADTLAAEGIPERFLTCDEEHRTTLAFVSHDTDADRSFEFYRTATADQHIDPSVVKDDALRTISWVVLGGVALASEPARTRLLDFAERAREHGCTIVLDPNRRPELWPDAATYERVLSKVLTFTDICKVSDEDLVSTRFADESLDSLLDAGPHTVVSTRGANGAHVVAGEDASWGPDEYEHGGYAVDPADTTGAGDAFLAGVLYGLTNGEPIDEALAFANAVAALTTTEQGAIAALPDREAVAAFRDSSV; encoded by the coding sequence ATGCCCGATCCCGACGTTCTCGTCGCCGGCGAGGCGCTCGTCGACTTCCTGCCCGACCGATCAGGGCCGCTCCGGGATGTCGAGATGTTCAGCCGACGAGCGGGTGGCGCACCGGCGAACGTCGCCATCGCGCTCGCCCGACTGGACGAGCGGCCGTGGTTCCTCTCGAACCTCTCGACCGACGCCTTCGGCGAGTTCCTTGCCGACACGCTCGCCGCCGAAGGGATCCCCGAACGGTTCCTCACTTGCGACGAGGAGCATCGAACAACGCTCGCGTTCGTCTCTCACGACACCGACGCCGACCGAAGTTTCGAGTTCTACCGCACTGCGACCGCCGATCAGCATATCGATCCCAGTGTCGTCAAGGACGACGCACTCAGAACTATCTCGTGGGTCGTTCTGGGCGGCGTCGCGCTCGCGAGCGAGCCCGCACGCACGCGACTGCTCGATTTCGCCGAACGTGCGCGCGAGCACGGCTGTACGATCGTCCTCGATCCGAACAGGCGACCGGAGCTCTGGCCCGACGCGGCGACCTACGAACGGGTGCTCAGCAAGGTACTCACGTTCACCGATATCTGCAAGGTTTCGGACGAGGACCTCGTGAGCACGCGCTTCGCCGACGAATCACTCGACTCGCTGCTCGATGCCGGGCCACACACCGTCGTCTCGACCCGCGGTGCGAACGGGGCGCATGTCGTCGCCGGCGAGGACGCATCCTGGGGACCCGACGAATACGAGCACGGTGGCTACGCGGTCGACCCGGCCGACACGACAGGTGCGGGCGACGCTTTTCTCGCAGGAGTGCTATACGGACTCACGAACGGCGAACCGATCGACGAGGCGCTCGCGTTCGCCAACGCCGTCGCCGCGCTGACGACGACCGAACAGGGGGCGATCGCCGCGCTGCCCGATCGCGAAGCAGTGGCTGCGTTCCGCGATAGTTCCGTATGA
- a CDS encoding oligosaccharyl transferase, archaeosortase A system-associated encodes MSQRREQLAERLPDFGPLLDRVEGLYHIPLLLALAGFMLWIRVRNWRNFLVGGQVYFSGNDAWYHLRQVRYVVRHWPQTMPFDPWTSFPTGTSVGQFGTLYDQLVATVALIVGGGSPSEQTTALVLLFAPAVIGTLVAIPTYYLGKRFGGRFGGVIGVAILALSPSTFLSRSVAGFSDHHAAEVLFQVLAVAAIVVALAVAEREKPVYEQFVERDLANLRRPLGWGVLAGIAIVLYVWAWPPGLLLVGIFGLFLLIVLPIEYLRGESPEHVAIVSAVALAVAGIGFLISFNTVEVSVTNFSLLHPAMAFAGAIGCVFMSWLARKLEARDLPRLYYPGVILGLFVLGALVMAIALPDLFSFFVSQLERVVGFGSSATSLTVAEAIPPRNPGQFLLGSYRLALVTAIAGAAVMVLRLALGRSRERAGILFVLIWAALMTAATLTQQRFNYYLLVPVAVLNAYFVGQVLRYVGSTKARSSLRNLQAYQVLSVLAVVLLITAPLAIGGSASATAAGDYADQQSGVGSSLTGWDSSLDWMANNTPAEGTYGGGNESMDYYGQYDRTDDFDYPDGAYGVLSWWDYGHWITTLGERIPTANPFQQNAGQAANFLLAPNASRANEIARTTDGQGVRYVMVNWKMADPAGGALYSVPFTWYNDGPLSIYDDLTPIASQSSGQQQPTTAFLAYEQRHYETMRTRLYTYHGSAVEQKPVVLDYESPQRLSNGSLRSAFTPSGNESAVKRFDNMSAARQFVEEDGTARIGGVGSYPQERVPALEQYRLVHASQENAIGSASGPGPLYRSALQRLQTTGLNATELFETPTNWVKTFERVDGATVEGQGPPNSTVEATVEMRMPTTNDTTFNYTQQAETNAQGEFTMTLPYSTTGYEQWGTEKGATNVSVQATGPYSFRTPVTGTDGNASRWTATADVPEGAVIGRTNETVSVDLSETSVSPPASTNDSGNATAGNASDGNAAAGNASASTNVSSGTTNASTTTNSSASALAAPEASVPSRARMGVHG; translated from the coding sequence ATGAGTCAACGCAGGGAGCAGCTCGCCGAACGGCTCCCGGATTTCGGGCCGCTGCTCGACCGGGTCGAAGGGCTGTACCATATCCCTCTGCTGCTCGCGCTCGCGGGGTTCATGCTCTGGATCCGCGTTCGCAACTGGCGGAACTTCCTCGTCGGCGGGCAGGTCTACTTCAGCGGCAACGACGCGTGGTATCACCTTCGACAGGTCCGCTACGTCGTCAGACACTGGCCGCAGACGATGCCGTTCGACCCGTGGACGAGCTTTCCTACCGGGACGAGCGTCGGCCAGTTCGGTACGCTCTACGACCAGCTCGTCGCCACCGTCGCGCTGATCGTCGGCGGTGGCAGTCCGTCCGAACAGACGACGGCGCTCGTCCTCCTGTTCGCACCGGCCGTCATCGGGACGCTCGTCGCGATCCCCACCTACTATCTCGGCAAGCGCTTCGGCGGCCGGTTCGGCGGGGTCATCGGCGTCGCGATCCTCGCGCTCTCGCCGAGCACGTTTCTCAGTCGCTCCGTCGCGGGCTTTTCGGACCACCACGCCGCCGAGGTGCTCTTCCAGGTGCTTGCGGTCGCGGCGATCGTCGTCGCGCTCGCGGTCGCCGAGCGCGAGAAACCCGTCTACGAGCAGTTCGTCGAGCGCGATCTCGCGAACCTGCGCCGGCCGCTCGGCTGGGGCGTTCTCGCCGGCATCGCCATCGTGCTCTACGTCTGGGCGTGGCCGCCCGGCCTCCTGCTCGTGGGGATCTTCGGGCTCTTCCTGCTCATCGTGCTCCCGATCGAGTATCTCCGCGGCGAGAGCCCCGAACACGTCGCCATCGTGAGTGCGGTCGCGCTCGCGGTCGCGGGCATCGGCTTCCTGATCTCGTTCAACACCGTCGAGGTGAGCGTGACGAACTTCTCGCTGCTCCATCCGGCGATGGCCTTCGCGGGTGCGATCGGCTGTGTGTTCATGTCGTGGCTCGCACGCAAACTCGAAGCGCGCGACCTGCCGCGGCTCTACTACCCCGGCGTGATCCTCGGTCTCTTCGTACTCGGCGCGCTCGTGATGGCGATCGCCCTGCCCGATCTGTTCTCGTTTTTCGTCAGCCAGCTCGAACGCGTCGTTGGCTTCGGATCGAGCGCGACCTCGCTGACGGTCGCCGAGGCGATCCCGCCGCGCAACCCCGGACAGTTCCTCCTCGGCTCCTATCGGCTGGCGCTGGTGACGGCGATCGCCGGCGCAGCGGTGATGGTCCTTCGGCTCGCCCTCGGACGCAGCCGCGAGCGTGCCGGCATCCTGTTCGTCCTCATCTGGGCCGCCCTCATGACCGCCGCGACGCTAACCCAGCAGCGGTTCAACTACTACCTCCTCGTTCCCGTCGCCGTTCTCAATGCGTACTTCGTCGGACAGGTACTGCGGTACGTCGGTTCGACCAAGGCACGCTCCAGTCTCCGCAATCTACAGGCGTATCAGGTGCTCTCGGTGCTCGCGGTCGTTCTCCTCATCACCGCGCCGCTCGCCATCGGCGGTAGCGCGAGCGCGACGGCCGCCGGGGACTACGCCGACCAGCAATCCGGCGTCGGTTCGTCGCTCACCGGCTGGGATAGCAGCCTCGACTGGATGGCGAACAACACGCCCGCCGAGGGAACCTACGGCGGCGGCAACGAGTCGATGGATTACTACGGGCAGTACGACAGAACGGACGACTTCGACTATCCCGACGGAGCCTACGGCGTGCTCTCGTGGTGGGACTACGGCCACTGGATCACGACGCTCGGCGAGCGGATCCCGACGGCCAACCCGTTCCAGCAGAACGCCGGACAGGCGGCGAACTTCCTGCTCGCGCCCAACGCGTCGCGCGCGAACGAGATCGCACGCACCACGGACGGTCAGGGCGTGCGCTACGTGATGGTCAACTGGAAGATGGCCGATCCGGCCGGCGGGGCGCTGTACAGCGTGCCGTTCACGTGGTACAACGACGGCCCGCTGTCGATCTACGACGATCTGACGCCGATCGCCAGCCAGTCGAGCGGTCAGCAACAGCCCACGACGGCGTTCCTGGCCTACGAACAGCGCCACTACGAGACGATGCGCACGCGGCTGTACACCTACCACGGCAGCGCGGTCGAGCAGAAACCCGTCGTGCTCGACTACGAGAGCCCACAGCGGCTGTCGAACGGGAGTCTCCGGAGCGCGTTCACCCCATCTGGCAACGAGAGCGCGGTCAAGCGTTTCGACAACATGTCCGCCGCACGCCAGTTCGTCGAGGAGGACGGCACCGCCCGGATCGGCGGCGTCGGCAGCTATCCCCAGGAGCGCGTGCCGGCGCTCGAACAGTACCGATTGGTCCACGCGAGCCAGGAGAACGCCATCGGTAGCGCGAGCGGTCCCGGACCGCTCTACCGGAGCGCGCTCCAGCGCCTCCAGACGACGGGACTGAACGCCACCGAACTGTTCGAGACCCCGACGAACTGGGTCAAGACGTTCGAGCGCGTCGACGGGGCGACCGTCGAAGGACAGGGACCGCCGAACAGCACGGTCGAAGCGACCGTCGAGATGCGAATGCCGACCACGAATGACACGACGTTCAACTACACACAGCAGGCCGAGACGAACGCACAGGGCGAGTTCACCATGACGCTGCCGTACTCGACGACCGGCTACGAGCAGTGGGGCACCGAGAAGGGCGCGACGAACGTCTCGGTGCAGGCGACCGGCCCGTACAGCTTCCGGACGCCCGTGACGGGCACGGACGGGAACGCCAGCCGGTGGACGGCGACCGCCGACGTGCCCGAGGGTGCGGTCATCGGCCGCACGAACGAGACCGTCTCGGTCGACCTCAGCGAGACGTCGGTCTCGCCACCGGCGAGCACGAACGATTCCGGCAACGCGACGGCCGGCAACGCCTCGGACGGCAACGCAGCAGCCGGCAACGCTTCGGCATCGACGAACGTCTCGTCGGGAACGACGAACGCATCGACGACCACGAACAGCTCGGCGAGCGCGCTGGCGGCTCCCGAGGCAAGTGTGCCAAGTCGGGCACGAATGGGGGTGCACGGATGA